AGCTCGACGCGCTCGCCGACCACGTGGAGACGACGTATCTGGGGATCAAGCACTGGATCTTCGGCGCCGACGTGGTCGGGATGGATGAGACGACCTGGCGACTGATGGAAACCGGTGCCACCAAAAAATGGCAGATGTGGGCGATTCGCGGCCGCGGCGCGATGTGGTTTGCGCTACGCGATTCGCGAAGCGGCGAGACCGCCGCCGGGCTGCTCGAAAGCTACTCTGGATGGCTCATCACCGATGGATGCCCAAGCTATGATAAAGCCGCCCGCCTGGTCCCCGGGGAGGTTCGCCTTAGCGGTTGCTGGGCCCATGTTCGCCGCAAGTTTGTAGATGTTGAATCCAACGATCCCGAGCGCGCCGAAACCGCACTCAACCTGATCGGAAAACTCTACGACGTGGAGAAAAAAGCACGTGACCCGGACGAGGGCATCGCATTGATGGGCTGGCGACGCTATCTGCGAGAAACCGAGTCGAAGTCCATCCTCAAAGAGCTACAAACGTGGGCGGTTAACCAGCGTGTGTTGCCTAAAAGCGCCATCGGCAAAGCGATCACCTACATGATGGAAAGGTGGGAGCGTTTGGAGCTCTATATCGAACATCCCGAGCTGTGGATCGACAACAATCCCACCGAACGCGGAATCCGTGGTCCGGTCGTGGGCCGCAAGAATCACTACGGTTCACGAAGTCGCCGCGGTACCGAGGTCGCCGCTCAGCTTTACACGATCTTCGAGACGGCCAAGATCTGTGGTGTTGACCCGCGTGAGTATTTAAAGCGGGTCGTGATGAATGACATTCGGTCGCCCAATACGGTCACGTTGCCGGCTCCGATCGAAGCGGTGCTGTCGAGCCTGGATGGCTGATTTTGGCCACCCTGGAAGAATCAAAGCCACGCCGGGTTCGGCGTGGCTTTTTTAATAGTAGGGGGCGTTGGGTGGTGATGGTGGGGTTTGGCGAGCATTTACGTTTTTGTTGGATGTGGAGGGGGCGAGGGGGTGGTGTGTGCGTTGAAAATTGTTGAGGATCAAAGTTCCCCATGTGCGGCAATACAACGCGCTTTGTGTCGAGCTAATAGTTTTTTTGAGGGTATGCCCTCATTGGGGTGAGAAATGGGTTGATTCTCATATTTGCCGTAGTCGTTGATGCTGTCCGGGAAATTTCGGTGCAAGGCTGGGTGGAATTTGGCTCTTAGTGATTTCGGTTCAATGTAGAGATAGTGTTGATCAAACAAGAGATGTAGATCGGCTCGAAGTAGTAACGAGTTCTCTGCTGAGTGGCTTCCATCTAGTTCAGTAACGCCAATGATATGTGCTGCTTGAAGCACGGAGGTGACACCACATCCAGATATTGAGCACTTAAATTTGTAGATTGTCAGCGTTTCCGAGCGAAACGTATGCTGGCCAATCCGTTGTCTTGTCGTTGCTAGTTGAAACGAAATTCCCGACGATGATTCGTTTTGTTTGTTCATCTGTATGTCAATCCATTCAAAAAACGGTACGCCATGACGTAGTTTGAATTCAGTAATGCTGGGTGAGTTTTCTTCCAATCTTTCTGGCCATGATATTGGAGTGGTTGGAGGCATGTTTAACGCTTCTAATATTTTGGCTTTGTCTATATCAATCTTTCTTATGTGTTGCAGGAAATAGATGTGAGACCAAGGGCTTTTGCCTGAGAAGGGCCAGATTTCTTCGCCCAGGTTTCGGTTCGTTGTAAATGATGCTACCACGCCGAGACGGGTGAATTTCTTCTTGCCGGACTCCGAAAACAATACAAGATCCCCCGGGGCATACTTTCCGTGGAACTTATGACTCATATTTTCGGCGACTGCGAAACAAAATATGTCGCCGTCCATAACACTCTTTAGTTGGTTATAGTCGTTTTTCTCTAAGTGGCGCTCAACGATGGACTCGCTGATAGGGTTGTCGATGGAAGTGGTTAGATTGTCTGTTCTGGCAGGTACGAGGTGAATGGCCAATTTGTATTCTCCATTACTTGGGGGTGAGTGGATGGGCAGATAGTCGAGCTTTGGAATTGCACAAGTTTATACATGAACGCGGGATTTGTATAGAACGGCGCTACAAATAAGTTGGGTTGAGGATTCGCTGACGGCGAGCCCCCCCGGCTCGCAATACTCCCAACCTCTACTCCCCCGTCACCACCGTACAACTCCTCCGAAACAACCCCAGCACATTCATCGTCGAGTGGTTCACCGTTCCAATATGTACGATCTCACCATCTTCGGCGGCGGTGGCCATCGGGGGCTTGTCGGAGCGGCTCAGGGGGATGAAGAGGATGTGGGTGACGCAGCTCTTGCCGGTCTTGAGGCCGACCTCGTTGTCAGTGACCGGGCCGGGGACGGAGACGCCGGTGTAGAGCAGGCCGAAGTCGCCGGTGGCCGAGGCGCAGCCGCTTAAGCTGAGAAGAAGGAGCGCGATGAGCGCGAGTTTTCGTGGGGTGGACATCATACTACCTACCTCATGTGAACATACGTTCTGACAGGTCGGTGCAGGGGGCATGAAGCGTTGAGAAAGCTGCACCGCTGCGAATCCATCGAAAATTTTGGTCAGTCGCCGACGACCAGCGTGCAGCGTTTGACGTAGAGGCCGAGGATGGTCTTGGTGCGAGTGCTGACGTTGGAGATCAGCGTGATGCCACCTTCGCGGGCCGCGGCGGTGGTGGAGGCGTCGCCAAAGCTCACCAGGCCCAGCACGTTCATGCGGCAGGCTTCGCCGCTACGCTCCACCGCGCTGTTGCTGGTGGCCGCCAGCGGCGTGTAGGCGTCGGTGTAGAGCGTGCCGTAGGGGATGCCCGGGGCGCAGCCCGAGGCCAGAAGGAGGAGCGCGGCGAGTGCCGCGGTGGTGATTCGTAGCATGGTGTTCCTGAAGGGGAGGGGGCGGTGTCCCGCGCGAACTCTGGCGAGGACGTTGGCCCATTCAAAACGCGAGCGTGTCATGGAGAGGGCGCGCCGGCTCAGGTTCCCGTGACGTAGGTGCAGTAGGAGCCGACGAGAAATCCGCCTTTCATGACCGTGTCGACCGTCGCCACTTTTGTGACGCCGCCGTTGCGCGCGGCCGTCGAGACGGAGGCGTCGCCGGTGGCGATCAGCCCCAGGAGGTTGGTCACGCAGGCCTTGCCCTGGCGGTGCCCGACGGGGTTGTCGGTGACGTCGACGATGGTGGTGATGCCGCAACCGCTTAAGCTCAGCGTCAGGCCGATGACGAGGGCGGTGATAGGTCGTTTAAAGCACACTGCTCTTCCTCCCTGGATGTGGGGGTGTATAAAGATATAAAAGTCCCGCGCGAAGGCGGGCGTGCGATCGACTCAAAGGACTCAACACCTTCCCTCGAAGGCGGGGGGGGCGTTGCACGCACCGATACTCAGGATGTCAGGACATGCCAGCCTGAAGACGTTTTGTGTCCTCCCGCGTCACCATGAGGGGGTGAGATGTGAGTCGGACGGACCGATAGCATTGATGTTGCGATTTGTGAAGAGGGTTGTTGCGGATTGTTAGGGCGCCCAAGTTCGCCACGCTGGTCGATTCGCTCGGGCGTCCGGCGGTTCTCGCGTTGTGGTCAGGTGGTTGTGGGGTTAGGTGGTTGCGCAACGCCCCGCTTCGCCACGCTGGTCGATTCGTGAGCACGTCCGGTGGTTCGCGGGGAGCGCACGCCTCACCGATCCCGTTCAGCCCGGGGCTGGGCGGCATACGGGGGGCCGGCGACATAAACAACCTCCTCCAGTATCCGCGCCAACAGCTCTTCCGACACACTCTCTGGCGTGACGAGCTCCACCTTCCTGTCGAGGAGCGCTTCGAGCAGCTCCGAGAGCTCGAAGAGGTTCGCGTAGGTCTTCTCGCCATCCCGAAAGTCGACCTAAAGATCGACGTCACGTTTCGCGGGGGCGTCGTCGCGTGCGAAGAAGCCGAAGAGGCCCGGCCGGTGGGCGCCGAGCGCGTGCATGGGTGGCGGGCCCGTGCTCGGCGAGTCGAGACAGAACGTCGTGTTTGGCCAGGGTCGGTTTCATCGTTGTGTCTCTGGGGCTGTGCGCTTTTTTCCGGGGGCGGCCCATCCCTGCGTCGTTGTGGCGCTTTTCGCAACGCGTTGAAGCCCTTTGCCAGGCTCCCTACCCTCAGCCACTCACTACCCCCATTGTGGCGGACCTCCTATGAATCGCATTCACCCTCTCCTTACACTCGCCGCGCTCCTTGTGTTTAGCCTCTTGAGCGTTCCGGTCGCCGCGCAACCCGCGCTCTACCCGGAGTCGCCCGAGCGCTCCCCGCCCACCGCCGCGCCTTCCGCCGATGCCGAATCGGACGTCGACGACGAGCCCCGATTTCAGCTTCTTCAACCCACGCGCGTGCGCTGGGGGAAGAGCTACCTGGAGTATCAGCTCAAAGACCGCCAGACCGGCGAAGTCTATCGTGAAGGGGATTTCTACCGGGTGCTGGGGCATCCCGAGTTGGGCGAGCAGTTTGAAGAGAATATGGCGCGCCAGACCCGGGGATACGTTCTGGGGGTTCCCATGATGGCGGTGGCGGTTCCGGTGCTCGTGGTGTCGGTCCCCGTGGTGGTGTTTTCGGCCTTTTTCGTGTTCCTTGCGGGGATGGGGGCAGGGGCGGCGCTTCTCCCGCCCGCCGAGGCGCTGTGGGGGGTGGCCGGTGTGGTCGTCGGGGGGCTGACGTTTGGGTATGGGGCAAAACTCTATTCAGCTCGCCACCGCTATCGGCTCGCGTTGGTGGGACAGGCCGATGCCCGGCGTCTCGTGGAGGAGGCAAACGCGCGTGGTGCGTTGTTCGACGCCCGGGGTAACGCGCGGCTGCGCGAGACACCGTCGAGCTTTCGGTTGAGCGTGGCGCCTTATGTGCGGCCGACGCTCGGGCGCACCGGAGAGACCGGAATGGCGGGGGGAGTGGGGTTGAGGATGCGTTGGTAGAGCGTTGGGGCGTTGGGGTTCGCGATGTTGGCAGGCCGGTACGGACGTTGGGTGGTTCGCGGGTTGTGGTTGGGTGGTTAAGGGGTTGGGTGGTTGTGGGGTGCCGGGGTTCGCGGTGTGGGTCGATTCGTGAGGACGTTCGGGGGAGCGCAGGGGCGTTACCGCACGTCGTCAATCGACTCAAGCTCTCGTAGCAACTCCGGAATTCGATTCTCAACCACATCCCAGACAATCGCGTAATCCACGCCGAAATAGTCATGGATTAATACGTCGCGCATCCCGGCCATTTGAGCCCAGGGGATGGTGTCGTGCTTGTAGCGGAAATCACGAGGGAGTTTTTTGGTCGCTTCCCCGATGATTTCGAGGCTCCGGACCACGGCACGCTTGAGCGTTTCGTCGTGTAGAAATGCGTCGTAGGAGAGAGCTGTGCAGGTATGGAGGAGATACTCGGCTTCCTCACGGATGTGGCGGATGTAGAGCCGGTGGTCCTTCGACATAGTCGACCTCCCTGGTCATTCTCGTCAGCAACTCCCCCGACACACTCTCCGGCGTGACGAGCTCCACCTTCCGGCCGAGGAGTGCCTTGAGCAGCTCCGAGAGCTCGAAAAGATTCGCGTAGGTTTTCTCGTCGGGTCGAAAGTAGACGAGGAGATCGACATCGCTGTGCGCGTGGGCGTCATCGCGGGCGAATGAGCCAAAAAGCCCCAGACGCTCGACGCCGCGCGCGTGGATCGCGCTCCAGTTTGTGGCGAGTCGGTCGAGTACGTCGTGTCGGGTCTGGGCGGGTTTCATGGCTACTCCTTTGCAGGGCCGGGGCTTTCCTGCCTGTAGGAAATATAGAGGGGAGGGAGGGGAAAGCAAAGGAGGGCGGTGGGGCGCCCGGGGTTCGCGGTGTGGGTCGATTCGTGAGTGCGTTGGGTGGTTCGCGCGTTGTGGTCAGGTGGTTGGGTGGTTGGGTGGTTGTGGGGCGTCGGGGTTCGCGACGCTGGTCGATTCGTGCGTACGTCCGGTGGAGCGCGAAGGGCTCGTGACCCCGTCGACGGCCACCGCTGCCTTTCGCAAAAGGCGCGGGACCCCGTTAGTCGACTCGCCCGGTCGTTCGCGAAAGGCTCGTGACCCCGTCGATCGACACACCCGGTCGTTCGCGAAAGGCTCGGAACCCCGTCGATCGACACACCCGGTCGTTCGCGAAAGGCTCGCGACCCCGTCGATCGACACACCCGGTCGTTCGCGAAAGGCTCGTGACCCCGTCGACACCCACTGCCGCCTTTCGCGAAAGGCTCGGGACCCCCTCGACGCCCCGTTTGGGGTATATCCGTGCGTGAGTCGCGGGCAAAACGAAGCCCCGGCGGCGAGCCGGGGCTTTTTGGGGTTTAGCGTGACGCTCTTAGAGCATCAGGCGTGGGAGGGTTGCACCACGTCGTCACTGACGACGGGCGGGACCACATCGCCGGGAGGAGCGTCGCCCTCGAAGCGCTCTTCGCCGGTCTCGGGGTTGACGTCGGCGGGGTTGCGGCGGCGACGGTGATCGGCGCGCACGCGCTCCTGTTGCACGGTGAGCGGGGCGATCAAGGCCTCGCGCTCCCGGGTGGACTTGGGGTCGAGGGCGGGGTAGCTGGCGAGAATCTGAATCACGACCAGGGCGGCGTGCTCGTGGAGCTCTTCGCGGGCGGCGCGCACCTCGGCGTAGGAGACGGCGGTGTCGGGGGCGTATTTGAGCTCGGCGCGGAAGCGCTCAACGAGCTCGCGCATGCGCTCGACCTCGCGCTCCAGGCCCACGAGCTGCACGTCGCTGGCGAGTTCGCCGTCGAAGTGGGCGAGCATCGTGTCCATGATGCCGAGTTGCACCTCGAAGGTCTGATGAATGATGGGCGCGGCGCCGCGGGGGAAGACGACGCCCAAAATCCGGTGGGCCGCCTTCACGACCGGATCGTTGGCGTCGCCGAAGGTGCGGGCGTCGGTGAGGCTCTTCATCGCCCCAATCTGACCATCGAGCTGGTTATCCAGCACCACCGCCTCGCCGCGCGCCTGAGACGAGCGCTCCCGGGTCTGCTCGTAGGTGAACTCCAGATTCAGCGCGCGATCGCCATAGCTGAGGGCCTCGTCGCAGGCGTTGACCACGGCGTCGAGCCCGCGGCGCTCGGCTTCGTCGCGAATCTCTTTAAGGCCGAAGACGTAGCGCCCGGTGGGCATGTGAATGAAGTTGAGGTGATTGGAGACGATCCCTTTGATGCTCATAGCTTTTGCCTCGCTTCTAAAGTGGGCGCGGTCGGCCGCCTCTCAGGACGACGCTGGCGGCGTCGTCAGGGATTCGCGGTAGCGCTGCTACAGCTTCATCC
The sequence above is drawn from the Lujinxingia sediminis genome and encodes:
- a CDS encoding TRL-like family protein, producing the protein MLRITTAALAALLLLASGCAPGIPYGTLYTDAYTPLAATSNSAVERSGEACRMNVLGLVSFGDASTTAAAREGGITLISNVSTRTKTILGLYVKRCTLVVGD
- a CDS encoding nucleotidyltransferase family protein, giving the protein MKPAQTRHDVLDRLATNWSAIHARGVERLGLFGSFARDDAHAHSDVDLLVYFRPDEKTYANLFELSELLKALLGRKVELVTPESVSGELLTRMTREVDYVEGPPALHPPHP
- a CDS encoding HepT-like ribonuclease domain-containing protein: MSKDHRLYIRHIREEAEYLLHTCTALSYDAFLHDETLKRAVVRSLEIIGEATKKLPRDFRYKHDTIPWAQMAGMRDVLIHDYFGVDYAIVWDVVENRIPELLRELESIDDVR
- a CDS encoding TRL domain-containing protein is translated as MMSTPRKLALIALLLLSLSGCASATGDFGLLYTGVSVPGPVTDNEVGLKTGKSCVTHILFIPLSRSDKPPMATAAEDGEIVHIGTVNHSTMNVLGLFRRSCTVVTGE
- the tnpC gene encoding IS66 family transposase, with the protein product LDALADHVETTYLGIKHWIFGADVVGMDETTWRLMETGATKKWQMWAIRGRGAMWFALRDSRSGETAAGLLESYSGWLITDGCPSYDKAARLVPGEVRLSGCWAHVRRKFVDVESNDPERAETALNLIGKLYDVEKKARDPDEGIALMGWRRYLRETESKSILKELQTWAVNQRVLPKSAIGKAITYMMERWERLELYIEHPELWIDNNPTERGIRGPVVGRKNHYGSRSRRGTEVAAQLYTIFETAKICGVDPREYLKRVVMNDIRSPNTVTLPAPIEAVLSSLDG
- a CDS encoding TRL domain-containing protein → MCFKRPITALVIGLTLSLSGCGITTIVDVTDNPVGHRQGKACVTNLLGLIATGDASVSTAARNGGVTKVATVDTVMKGGFLVGSYCTYVTGT
- a CDS encoding HNH endonuclease, with the translated sequence MAIHLVPARTDNLTTSIDNPISESIVERHLEKNDYNQLKSVMDGDIFCFAVAENMSHKFHGKYAPGDLVLFSESGKKKFTRLGVVASFTTNRNLGEEIWPFSGKSPWSHIYFLQHIRKIDIDKAKILEALNMPPTTPISWPERLEENSPSITEFKLRHGVPFFEWIDIQMNKQNESSSGISFQLATTRQRIGQHTFRSETLTIYKFKCSISGCGVTSVLQAAHIIGVTELDGSHSAENSLLLRADLHLLFDQHYLYIEPKSLRAKFHPALHRNFPDSINDYGKYENQPISHPNEGIPSKKLLARHKARCIAAHGEL